The DNA sequence CCGCCTTGCCGATGTCATGCAGCAGTCCGGCCCGTTTGGCATGTTTGGCGTTCAAACCAAGTTCCGCCGCCATAATGCCGCAGAGATAGCTCACCTCAATGGAATGCTGCAATACATTCTGGGCAAAGCTGGTGCGATAGCGGAGTTTGCCCAATAGCTTGATCAGCTCCGGGTGCAATCCATGCACTCCGGCGTCGAAAGCGGCTTCTTCGCCGGCTTCCCTGATGTTGGCCTCGACTTCCTGGCCGATCTTCTCTACCACTTCTTCAATACGGGCCGGGTGGATGCGGCCATCGGTAATCAGATGCTCCAGGGAGCGGCGGGCAATCTCGCGCCGGATAGGGTTGAAAGCCGAAAGAATGACCGCCTCGGGGGTATCATCGATAATAACGTCCACGCCGGTGGCTGCCTCCAAAGCTCGGATATTCCGTCCCTCACGGCCGATGATCCGTCCCTTCATCTCTTCGTTGGGAAGATTGACTACCGATACGGTCTGCTCCGCCACATATTCGCTGGCATACCGTTTTATGGCCAGACCGATGATCTCTTTGGCTTTCTTGTCTGCCACTTCTCGAGCATCGGTTTCAATCCGTTTCACCAGCCGAGCAGCATCGGTTCGCACCTCCCGCTCCAAAGTTTTTAGCAACAGATTGCGGCCCTCTTCAGAACTCATTCCGGCCAACCGCTCCAAATTATGCCTCTGTTCCTGGATGAGGTTTTGATATTGGATTTCTTTTTCTTTAAGTGTTTTTTCCGTAGCATCAATGAGTTTCTGGCGATTGTTGATCTCGGACTCCTTACTATCCAGGATGCTGATTTTCTTTTCTAAATGTTCCTCTTTCTGTAGCAGTCGCTTTTCCAAAATGTTTAATTCCGAACGGCGCTCCTTGCTTTCCTTGTCAAACTCAACTTTCATCTGGAAGAGCTGGTCCTTGGCTCGCAAGGCCTCTTCCTTCTTTATGGTTTCAGCCTCTTTCCTGGCTTCGTCTAGGATCTTTTTGGCTAAATTTTCCACCGAATCGATCCTTGATTCGATGATCATGCGCCTCAGGTAAAATCCGGCGAGAACCCCTAAACCGCCGCTCAATCCCACTGCCAGGAAAGAAATAGATTCCACCGGCAATCCCATAGGACAATTCCCCTTGTATATATCTTCGCCTGCCGTAGCGCAGCAGCACGATAGAATGTGAAATATTTATCAAACGATAATTTTAATTCTTAATGAAAAAGAGAGAAGCGGCGACCAGCCACAATGGATTGAATAAGGGGGCCGAAGATGGGAAAGATCGAATACGGTTACTCTGTTAACCTAAAACGGACACTGTTGATGAATAATGTTCTGCTGCTCAGGCAACCTCCTGTAAGAACACAAGGCATTATCCACTCTTAGAAGCGGCAATGGTACAATGGCAGAACCATTTTGTATGAAAACAGTGAGCAGTGAGCGGTGAGCAGAAAAAGCATTATTGTGAGCAGCAGCCACGGTTCTGTTTTCATATTTCGTTGTGATCACCAGAATATGCCAATTTATATAAATAACCCCAGGTTTTTTAGGGCAGGGTTAAGCTCTCTCTACAATAGTACTTTATCAGACCCTTCGGGTTTCCCTTATTATCTACCAAGCGGTTGGCGGTATATCTTAAAACGTTCACTCCCCCGCGAAAGTGCCGTGTCGACAGTACGTTCTTGAACCGACGCTAGTCATGTGGGTCTACCATGATTCTCCTTTAGGCTATCCCGGTAGGGATCTGCACACGGGAGTCTGACTGGTGTCCCGGTTCAAAATTGTTGGATCAATAATGGTTCTGCCAATCACGATCACCGCAGGGGAAGTGAACTTTTGGTCTCTATCAGATGAATAAGATGCTTTGACTTGGATTCAATCTCCAAGTGGAGTTTTTGGTTATCCTCCTTGATCTCTAAATAATCAAAGGCTAAATTGAGCGCAGTCATTATAACAATTTCTTCATTTGATGCCTTTGGTAGCGCCCTTCGAATCTCCCGTATTTTCTCATCAACCAGTTGAACGACGCTCTCCAATCGGGATTGAGTCGTATCGCTCTTCAAGGTTAGCGGTCGTCCGAGTATTTCAAATCGTTTGGTGATTGGCGTAGAAATAGATTACTCTCCTATTTCTCTTTGCCCAACACTTCTAATTTATTTAACAATTGGTCAATACGCTGCCGTACTACATCCCGTTCTTTGCTCATTTTATTGAGGGCTTCCCGGGTTTCTCCCAAGGCCTTCTCTTGTTCATCCAACATCTTCATCAAGGTGGCATTTTCAGTCTGCAAGGCCTGATACTGTGCCAGTATCTGCTCTAATTTACCTTCCAAAACCTCGAATAGCTTTAAAGCCACTAGGATTCCTCTCTTTTCCTTGGTGCTTTGATTTTATTCTTTGCAGAGAAAAAGTCAAGGAATTTCCCAGAAATGGTCGATTGGGGAGTGGGGAGCCAGAGAGGCATTCGGTGGGCAGACTTCAGCCAACAGTATTCGAGTCGGATGGCATGACTTGGAAAACATACTCAGGTCACTTTTTAACCACCGACAAGCCAAGAAAATATTTCTTATAAAAACAAACCCTGTGTTTGTCTTCTCCCGTTACTTACCACCTGACGATAGTCAAACTAACCGGCGTCCTTGATTGCCTTTTCCCAACAGGGACATATCTTTTTATTGCAGCGCCCGTCGCCGGCTGGCAGGGCCAGAATCTTCTGGCTGACACAGCCGCCTAATATCAAACGGCAGCCGTTGAGGCCGATTACCAGTGAATTGCCATTATTTTGACAGATAGTGATTCGCTGTCCGGGATAAAGGCCCAGAGCCACGACCCGCTCCTGCATTCTCCGGCCACCGGTAAAACCCGTGATCATGGCGGCCTGCCCGGCAGAAAAAAGAGTAAGCGGCTGCACCACCTGGGGGGTTGGGGTATCAGGCATGTTTGGCCTCCAGACCCCGGTTAGCAGCAGCTTCTTGGCAGCGCGGGCATAGACCTTGAACCTCTAAAACATGTTTACTGATCTTGTAGCCGTAGGTATAAGACAACTTTCTTTCCACCACATTCATAAGCGGTTCTTCAAATTCCACTATTGCTCCACAGCAAAGACAGCGTAAGTGGCAATGGTGCGGTTGGCCGTAAGTCTGTTCATAGTGCCAATGACCATCTGAGAAATTCACCTCACGAATGAGTCCGCAATCTTTTAGCAATGGCAGGGTGCGATAGATAGAGGCCTTGGAGATTTTTTTGCCCTGTGTCCGCAGACGCATAAATAACTCATCGACGTTAAAATGTTCCTTTTTCCGGAAGATTTCGGCAACGATGCACTGCCGCTCCGGTGTCTGCCTGAGGCCTCGAGACCGGATAAATTCCTGAAATATTTTGAGTTCAGGTTTCATTTCCGCATTAAAGATATTGAGATACAATAACAATAATATAACCCAAACTCTGACATTGTCAAGGCGAGTTGTCTTAGAAATGTCTCTGGTAGCGACTGGCCTGGCGCACCCGGTCCTGGGCCAGGCGATAGGCGGCTTCTCGGGGAGATAGGTTATCTCTCTGTACCGAATGCAGCACGGTCCGGCAATTTTCCTTAATCTTTTCCGTTATCGTCTGAAATGCTTCGGCTGCGGAACCACGGCGGTACTCTACGGCGGTGCAAATTACTCCTCCGGCATTGACGATGAAATCCGGCAGGGTAGAGATGCCGCATTTTTGGAAATAGCTTTCGGCTTCCGGGGTTACCGGAATATTGGCCCCCTGCAGAACGATCCTGGCCTGGACACAGGAGGCATTTGCCATCGTGATGGCATCGGGCCGAGCGGCTGGGACCAGAATATCGCAGGGCAGGGTGAAAAGTGTTTCCAGGGGTATGGCATCAGCATCGGGGTAGTTCAAAACTCTACCGCGGTCTTTTTTCACGGCAATCAATCGGGCTGGGTCGATTCCTTTCGGATTATAAATTGCGCCGGTCGAATCACTGGCGGCCACCAGCAGGCACCCTCGCTGCTCCAGAAACCTTGCCACCGCCCGGCCAACGCTGCCGAAACCTTGCACCGCCACTCGCAGTCCCCGCAGACTGATGCCCAGATGATCCGCAATCTGTTCCGCCGCCACCGCAAGACCGAAACCGGTGACGCCTAATTCGTCCAGGGGAATACCACCGGTAATTTTAGGGCGTCCCACACTGCGCTGGATTTCATCATAGATATATGCCATACAGGTTTCATCGGTACCCATGTCCGGGCCGGGAATATATTCTTTCAGATCAGCAATGGCTCGGGCAAATCCCCGGATAGCCCTCTCTTTTTCCGACCCGGCCACTGTTGAAGCCATAACGATCCCGGCTTTACCGCCCCCATGGGGCAGTCCGGCGGCGGCGTTCTTCCAGGTCATGGTTCGGGCCAGGCGGAAGACTTCTTCGGTGCTCAGGTCTGGCGCTATCCGGACCCCACCAATGGCTGGTCCCAGGGCAATGTTGTCGATTACCACAATGGCCTTAAGTGGGAGAGAAGGTTCAAAAAGGTGAACGATTTTAGCCGGTCCCCACTCATCGGCAAAGGTATTGCAATAGATGGTCTCCATAATTGTTCCTAAAGCAGATACCGTGCAATAAACCTGATCGGCATAGGTCAGACGCTAAACCACTAGTCCCTTAATTGCCGAAAAGATTTTTAAAATGATAGGTAAACCCAAATACCAGGCGGTGATTTGGTACATCGAAAGAGACAATACCGACCTGGTCGGGGGGTATCTGTTTCCGCTCATATTCGGCGTTAAATTGATAACTAAACTTGTATTCGCAAAAAATACTTATATTTGCCGCAGCCATGAAGCGCAGGCCGGTTAAGGTTTCAACGGCAAAATTTTTGGCTGAATCAGTCACGCCGTATAAGACCTCAAAACCGGGACCGATCCCGACATAGGGTTGCAGACGGCCAAATGGAGTCTCCTTAGTAGGCAGGAAGCCATAGCGGGCCAGAATGTTGGTCTGCAGACACCAGATATAAAATCGATCGCGTGGAATTAAGACGTTTCCGACGCCGGAAGGTAAAGGTTGAGATAGCGTGACGTTCTGTTCTTTGATGATATGTTTGGAGAAATTGGTTTCTAGTTCTACCCCGAGCCAGGGCAGAGAATCAAAGAAACGGCCGAACTTCATACCCCCCGTGACGCCTGGCTGAAGCGAAACGTCTTGGGCGGTAAGACCTTTCAGAGGTGGATTGAACCCCTTGGAAAAGGTCCAATCCTGGGAGGGCAGGATGGCCGCTCCTGCATACCCGCCCCAATACCATTCGCCCAGGGTAAGATTTTCCGGGTAACCCCGCATCCGCTCCGCCGGACTGTTTTTCCACAGATAATAAGCCAGGGCACTGAACCCGGTAGTTCCCAAGGAGAAGATCGTCAGGGCGAAGGCCTTTTGACTGATAGTTGCCTGGGACGGGACCGCAGAGGTTAGGAGCAGACAGATAATGGTTACAAGAATAATAGTTTGCCGCACCGTAAGCCCCAGCCCGATTTATTTGGCAGCGGCGACCACCACGCCTGCCATAAGCGCAATCTGGCCCAGAATCGTAGCGATGTCCTTGATTTCTTTGATCCAGTTGATGCGTTCCAAATCCTCCGGCACAATAACGGAATCTCCCGGACCCAACCGCAAAGACTTGATTCCTCCCATGTGAAACGCCTGTTCCGAACCGGTCCAACCGGCGCCGAACCATTTGAAACTTTTCCGACTGACGGCGCTGCCGTTGGCTTTGATCACGAAAGTCTCTTTCGGATCAGCGTATTTGGCCGTACCACCAGCTCGCACAATATAATCATTGACCGATAGATGCGGATCATAAACGATAGCTGTGGGGTTGATCACCGAGCCCATAACATTAACCGTCTGTTGAACCTGGGGTACGATCAGGGTATCTCCTTCCTGCATCTCCAGGTCCCAGGGAGTACCCCGCAACCGCTCCGGGTCGTCCAGGCGGATCACCACCCGGCCCAAAGGGACAATCTCCCGCAGTTTGGTAATAAGCTGCCGCTGTTGTTGGTAAACCAGAGCAGAACGTTGGGCCTCCTTGGGATCCATTTCAGCCTGGGTCTTAACCGACGCGGCAGCAATCATATCTGCTTCCATTCGGTCGATGGCCTGTCTCAAGTGCTGGGCCTGTTGCTGTTTAACTGCGGTACGGCTGAAAAAGGCGCCTTGGGGAAATGCTTTGTCCGAGAAACCGCCGGCCCGGGCCAGCACCGAGCTGAGGGTTTCCCCTTTTCTGATGGTGTATGCTCCGGGAT is a window from the Desulfobacca acetoxidans DSM 11109 genome containing:
- the rny gene encoding ribonuclease Y, translating into MPVESISFLAVGLSGGLGVLAGFYLRRMIIESRIDSVENLAKKILDEARKEAETIKKEEALRAKDQLFQMKVEFDKESKERRSELNILEKRLLQKEEHLEKKISILDSKESEINNRQKLIDATEKTLKEKEIQYQNLIQEQRHNLERLAGMSSEEGRNLLLKTLEREVRTDAARLVKRIETDAREVADKKAKEIIGLAIKRYASEYVAEQTVSVVNLPNEEMKGRIIGREGRNIRALEAATGVDVIIDDTPEAVILSAFNPIRREIARRSLEHLITDGRIHPARIEEVVEKIGQEVEANIREAGEEAAFDAGVHGLHPELIKLLGKLRYRTSFAQNVLQHSIEVSYLCGIMAAELGLNAKHAKRAGLLHDIGKAVDHEVEGPHAMIGAELAKRFGESVKVIHAIQAHHEDVPPESVLAVLVQAADTLSGARPGARREMLETYVRRLEELERIARNFNGVNKTYAIQAGREIRLIVDSDKVSDEEAFLLCREAAKKIETELTYPGQVKVTVIRETRAVEYAR
- a CDS encoding cell division protein ZapA → MSTPITKRFEILGRPLTLKSDTTQSRLESVVQLVDEKIREIRRALPKASNEEIVIMTALNLAFDYLEIKEDNQKLHLEIESKSKHLIHLIETKSSLPLR
- the zapB gene encoding cell division protein ZapB, producing MALKLFEVLEGKLEQILAQYQALQTENATLMKMLDEQEKALGETREALNKMSKERDVVRQRIDQLLNKLEVLGKEK
- a CDS encoding FeoA family protein — its product is MPDTPTPQVVQPLTLFSAGQAAMITGFTGGRRMQERVVALGLYPGQRITICQNNGNSLVIGLNGCRLILGGCVSQKILALPAGDGRCNKKICPCWEKAIKDAG
- a CDS encoding Fur family transcriptional regulator, whose amino-acid sequence is MKPELKIFQEFIRSRGLRQTPERQCIVAEIFRKKEHFNVDELFMRLRTQGKKISKASIYRTLPLLKDCGLIREVNFSDGHWHYEQTYGQPHHCHLRCLCCGAIVEFEEPLMNVVERKLSYTYGYKISKHVLEVQGLCPRCQEAAANRGLEAKHA
- a CDS encoding Glu/Leu/Phe/Val family dehydrogenase, with the translated sequence METIYCNTFADEWGPAKIVHLFEPSLPLKAIVVIDNIALGPAIGGVRIAPDLSTEEVFRLARTMTWKNAAAGLPHGGGKAGIVMASTVAGSEKERAIRGFARAIADLKEYIPGPDMGTDETCMAYIYDEIQRSVGRPKITGGIPLDELGVTGFGLAVAAEQIADHLGISLRGLRVAVQGFGSVGRAVARFLEQRGCLLVAASDSTGAIYNPKGIDPARLIAVKKDRGRVLNYPDADAIPLETLFTLPCDILVPAARPDAITMANASCVQARIVLQGANIPVTPEAESYFQKCGISTLPDFIVNAGGVICTAVEYRRGSAAEAFQTITEKIKENCRTVLHSVQRDNLSPREAAYRLAQDRVRQASRYQRHF